In Vibrio pomeroyi, the genomic window AAAAACAAACTATGGCTCTGTCTATTCGTATACACATGGCTTGTGGAAGCGCTATTGCATCGGTGATTTTAATGACCTAGACGAAGCTAAAGCTTTCTTAGATAGCATTGATATAAAAGGGGCATTTGTCGTTGATTACACCAAGAAAAGGTATGTCCGTCTATGAGGTCGTTTAAACGCAAGCAAAAGGGGTCTTTGACGGTTGAAGTCGCGATGGGGATACCAATCTTTCTGGCTATTGTTTTTGGATGGGTTGAGATCTGTATTCTGACTTTCTCCATGAGTATGACTGATCACGCATTAACGACGGCGGTAATGCGAACCAAAAAAGCGGGTGACTCGAGCAGTAGCCAATCCATTAACTATGGGCAAATGATTAAAGACGAGTTGAATAAAGCGGGAGGTTCTTTATGGAGCAACGTAGTTAAAGAGG contains:
- a CDS encoding TadE/TadG family type IV pilus assembly protein, with protein sequence MRSFKRKQKGSLTVEVAMGIPIFLAIVFGWVEICILTFSMSMTDHALTTAVMRTKKAGDSSSSQSINYGQMIKDELNKAGGSLWSNVVKEGSVVIHVNYFRDYEGFLKCTDTYASADKCPDKKDEPEDMALAVYALEYTYDPIVSIWFPDMPIKREIITIQEYERCSFKIGQGAGCAS